A single genomic interval of Mangifera indica cultivar Alphonso chromosome 5, CATAS_Mindica_2.1, whole genome shotgun sequence harbors:
- the LOC123216772 gene encoding DUF724 domain-containing protein 2-like isoform X2 has product MVTSESEHPVIFTKGTEIEVTSDEDGFRGAWYRATLVESPPKSASKKRKKVLVEYKYLLADDGTSPLTEYVDPAYVRPLPPQKTTEKKPFELNDLVDANYRDGWWTGTVRKILDDGKLRVCFDNPPDVLDFEEKDLRLSWVWVNGNWVRPKKLQSTGSVFSPGTAVEVNPDELENLRDVWFPAIIIKENEDGTFFVKYENKMIGDEPGMVKVNLDSKHIRPTPPRYVDKNYELLEKVDTSYGFGWRAGVITKVLPEGRYNVFFKHGNVDKEFSHSELRPHLEWTDGKWISKSKEILIASGNQEQLGHACTSANNPEQALKFVSSSSAKDNSEDKTPNFTNIRNNQMKQSSPCHEDFTSYSFPSKKKIKLSDSNGSIMRSRPNRMLTERNVSETSSHIKEMPNETEDKQSDFMSKKAESTGTRRLKKPVMADQPPAKIESPYLGKRIKTKQQKFGADFQTIDLVKRKGRPTKFHVKMSPAAATGKETDTEVANAEELNENDRKEEEVETRVILGLKASKGVRGTQARNSVQISKNESLKLIRDQKKNINDSEGDNSTPRVGGSSQRRKRGRPRKLVITSPGAPEDGKDHKRAGVAADEIGVKDHVTSETELHTLRRVESAVSRDISGERVAQVSEIDSSIKEVDMAIAVVSNNPTDDDQPLSTWIGGMHSTSVEELRLSSGRTANGLNEARERQIDRVTESSANHNKNGTMPVENEVLPFVKKSTIWSTIESMEVFQIVPQNPHFQPLCETKEEYREGSAIGIMVTFAGLFEKISMLRLNDSRRIFDSTLESLVDLEKHGFDVTVLQDRVNSLLSLQVGQEENLNEIKETEKKVMEFTSENTKLDKELEEIKKKISELQEKLESTKLKKEIQAIEISRLQSHLDDMSERVQSAQHDFGKLATAPWKSA; this is encoded by the exons ATGGTAACTTCGGAGTCCGAGCACCCAGTCATCTTCACCAAAGGTACCGAAATTGAAGTCACCAGCGACGAGGACGGTTTCAGAGGCGCCTGGTACCGAGCTACTCTTGTTGAGTCCCCACCAAAATCTGCTTCCAAGAAACGTAAGAAAGTCCTGGTTGAGTACAAGTACTTGCTTGCTGATGATGGCACCAGTCCCTTGACGGAGTACGTTGACCCAGCTTATGTAAGGCCATTGCCTCCTCAAAAAACGACTGAGAAGAAGCCATTTGAGTTAAACGACTTAGTTGATGCCAATTACCGAGATGGGTGGTGGACTGGTACTGTAAGGAAGATTCTTGATGACGGGAAACTCAGGGTTTGTTTTGATAACCCACCTGATGTTCTTGATTTTGAAGAGAAAGATTTGAGACTTAGTTGGGTTTGGGTTAACGGTAACTGGGTCCGACCCAAAAAGCTG CAATCAACAGGATCCGTTTTTAGCCCAGGGACAGCGGTAGAAGTAAATCCTGACGAATTAGAAAACTTACGTGATGTCTGGTTCCCTGCAATCATCATTAAAGAAAATGAGGATGGCACTTTCTTTGTCAAgtatgaaaacaaaatgattgGTGATGAACCTGGAATGGTAAAAGTTAATCTGGATTCCAAGCATATCCGACCTACCCCTCCTCGCTACGTGgacaaaaattatgaattgcTGGAAAAAGTTGATACATCCTATGGTTTTGGTTGGCGGGCTGGAGTGATTACCAAAGTTCTCCCTGAGGGAAGGTACAATGTCTTTTTTAAGCATGGAAATGTGGATAAAGAATTTAGTCATTCAGAATTAAGGCCTCATTTGGAATGGACTGATGGCAAGTGGATTAGTAAATCAAAG GAAATCTTGATAGCTTCTGGTAATCAAGAACAGTTGGGGCATGCTTGTACTAGTGCCAACAACCCTGAGCAAGCTTTGAAATTTGTCAGTTCAAGCTCTGCAAAGGATAACAGTGAAGATAAAACACCTAATTTTACCAACATAAGAAATAATCAGATGAAGCAGTCAAGTCCCTGCCATGAGGATTTTACGTCTTATTCCTTTCCAAGCAAGAAGAAGATCAAGCTGTCTGACTCTAATGGTTCTATCATGCGATCACGTCCGAACAGAATGTTGACTGAAAGAAATGTTTCAGAGACCTCATCTCATATAAAAGAGATGCCGAATGAAACTGAGGACAAACAATCTGATTTTATGTCTAAAAAGGCGGAAAGCACAGGAACTAGGCGCTTGAAGAAACCTGTGATGGCTGATCAGCCTCCTGCTAAAATCGAGAGTCCATATCTTGGAAAGAGAATT AAGACTAAGCAACAGAAATTTGGAGCTGACTTCCAAACAATAGATCTTGTAAAAAGGAAGGGAAGACCAACAAAATTCCATGTTAAAATGTCACCAGCTGCTGCCACTG GTAAGGAGACTGATACAGAAGTGGCTAATGCTGAAGAACTGAATGAAAATGATCGTAAAGAGGAAGAAGTTGAAACCCGTGTCATCTTAGGGTTAAAAGCTAGTAAGGGTGTAAGGGGCACACAGGCTAGAAATTCTGTTCAGATTTCTAAGAATGAATCACTGAAGCTAATTAGGGaccagaaaaaaaatataaatgattcaGAAGGAGACAACAGCACG CCAAGAGTAGGAGGAAGCagccaaagaagaaaaagaggaagacCACGTAAATTAGTAATCACAAGCCCCGGGGCACCAGAGGACg GTAAGGATCACAAAAGGGCTGGAGTTGCTGCTGATGAAATTGGAGTAAAAGATCATGTAACCAGTGAAACTGAGTTGCATACACTTCGAAGGGTGGAATCTGCAG TTTCTCGAGATATCTCTGGAGAGAGGGTGGCTCAAGTTTCCGAGATTGATTCTTCAATAAAAGAGGTTGATATGGCCATTGCTGTAGTATCCAACAACCCAACTGATGATGATCAACCTCTATCAACTTGGATTGGAGGGATGCACTCTACAAGTGTTGAAGAATTAA GATTATCCTCCGGTAGAACTGCCAATGGATTGAATGAGGCTAGAGAAAGACAGATTGATAGAGTCACTGAATCTTCTGCAAATCATAACAAAAATGGAACCATGCCAGTAGAAAATGAAGTGTTACCATTTGTGAAGAAGTCAACTATTTGGAGTACAATTGAATCAATGGAAGTTTTTCAAATAGTGCCCCAAAATCCACATTTTCAACCTTTATGTGAAACTAAAGAAGAGTATCGTGAAGGATCAGCTATTGGTATTATGGTAACTTTTGCAGGTTTGTTTGAGAAGATCTCCATGTTGCGACTTAATGATTCTAGAAGAATATTTGATAGCACCTTGGAAAGTCTTGTGGATTTAGAGAAGCATGGATTTGATGTTACAGTGCTACAAGATCGTGTGAATTCATTGCTTTCACTTCAGGTTGGGCAAGAAGAAAATctgaatgaaataaaagaaactgAAAAGAAGGTAATGGAGTTTACTAGTGAGAATACAAAGTTAGATAAAGAATTAGAGGagataaaaaagaagataagtGAGTTGCAGGAAAAACTAGAgtcaacaaaattgaaaaaggaGATACAGGCGATCGAGATTTCTAGGTTGCAGTCTCATCTTGATGATATGAGTGAACGAGTTCAAAGTGCCCAACATGACTTTGGAA
- the LOC123217035 gene encoding SWR1-complex protein 4-like, producing MDAKDILGLPKTQLPLTQDKKSRLQKEPQRKPDGISREVYALTGGLAPLMPSIDVSLLKKGPPSDEKITWRWLPFTNSARKDDLQLYHWVRVVNGIPPTADYSFAKYKKSVDVVKYTNEEYEKYLTDPTWTKEETDQLFDLCERFDLRFIIVADRFPSSWSVEELKDHYYSVSQAIMIARAPSLGDVAVHPLVKEPYNVSQEKERKHALSMVLSQTKQQEHIDAEVLAETKRIAESRMAARAAEEPELPITSHVGSESADQAVLGDTISCSLNVQIPAAVVAPSTSIMAESASTLASLRMLKVYLRTSALEQMVQAASSSAGLWTIKRVGQTFQDLGVNLKPKVPTKAVCAEHLELRKEILTRLNLQKQLQYKEADSSSYCDGSYIDMPDTPKCSHRGGDQDRTFVPDSASLGGERIGKRDQKRKGPGRLSEAPSSTAHKRPRKIKASDL from the exons ATGGACGCCAAAGACATTCTCGGACTACCCAAAACTCAGTTACCATTAACACAAGACAAGAAATCTCGGCTCCAGAAGGAACCCCAAAGGAAACCGGATGGCATCTCTCGTGAG GTTTATGCGCTTACTGGAGGATTGGCGCCGCTTATGCCATCCATTGACGTCTCTCTGTTGAAAAAAGGACCCCCATCTGACGAGAAG ATTACTTGGCGGTGGCTTCCTTTCACAAATTCTGCACGTAAAGATGACTTGCAGCTTTACCATTGG GTCAGAGTTGTGAATGGTATTCCACCAACAGCAGACTACTCTTTTGCCAAGTATAAAA AGTCTGTTGATGTTGTCAAATACACGAATGAGGAGTATGAAAAGTATTTAACAGATCCT ACATGGACCAAAGAGGAGACAGATCAACTGTTTGACTTGTGTGAAAGGTTTGATCTCCGTTTCATTATTGTAGCTGACAGATTCCCATCATCTTGGTCTGTGGAGGAACTAAAGGATCATTATTATAGTG TATCTCAAGCTATAATGATTGCTAGGGCTCCATCTCTGGGAGATGTTGCAGTTCATCCTCTTGTTAAG GAGCCTTACAATGTTTCACAAGAGAAAGAACGGAAGCATGCATTGTCAATGGTGCTATCACAAACAAAACAGCAAGAGCATATAGATGCTGAG GTTTTGGCTGAAACAAAAAGAATAGCTGAGTCACGCATGGCTGCACGG GCTGCCGAAGAGCCTGAGTTGCCTATTACATCACATGTGGGCTCAGAAAGTGCTGACCAGGCTGTACTTGGTGATACTATATCCTGTTCATTAAATGTTCAGATTCCTGCAGCAGTGGTTGCACCTTCAACCTCTATTATGGCTGAAAGTGCCTCTACTTTGGCTTCTTTACGCATG cTTAAGGTTTATTTGAGGACTTCTGCACTTGAGCAGATGGTACAAGCTGCAAGCTCATCAGCAGGACTTTGGACTATCAAGCGGGTTGGGCAGACCTTTCAAGATCTTGGG GTTAATTTGAAACCTAAAGTTCCAACCAAAGCTGTTTGTGCAGAGCATCttgaattaagaaaagaaatattgaCTCGACTAAATCTTCAGAAGCAG TTGCAATACAAGGAGGCAGACAGTTCATCTTACTGTGATGGTTCATACATTGATATGCCGGACACCCCTAAG TGTTCACATCGTGGTGGGGATCAGGATCGAACATTTGTTCCAGACTCTGCAAGTCTTGGAG GAGAAAGGATTGGCAAAAGGGACCAGAAACGCAAG GGACCTGGAAGGTTATCAGAGGCTCCATCATCGACTGCTCATAAAAGGCCAAGAAAAATTAAGGCTTCagatctataa
- the LOC123216772 gene encoding DUF724 domain-containing protein 2-like isoform X1 has product MVTSESEHPVIFTKGTEIEVTSDEDGFRGAWYRATLVESPPKSASKKRKKVLVEYKYLLADDGTSPLTEYVDPAYVRPLPPQKTTEKKPFELNDLVDANYRDGWWTGTVRKILDDGKLRVCFDNPPDVLDFEEKDLRLSWVWVNGNWVRPKKLFYFLKQSTGSVFSPGTAVEVNPDELENLRDVWFPAIIIKENEDGTFFVKYENKMIGDEPGMVKVNLDSKHIRPTPPRYVDKNYELLEKVDTSYGFGWRAGVITKVLPEGRYNVFFKHGNVDKEFSHSELRPHLEWTDGKWISKSKEILIASGNQEQLGHACTSANNPEQALKFVSSSSAKDNSEDKTPNFTNIRNNQMKQSSPCHEDFTSYSFPSKKKIKLSDSNGSIMRSRPNRMLTERNVSETSSHIKEMPNETEDKQSDFMSKKAESTGTRRLKKPVMADQPPAKIESPYLGKRIKTKQQKFGADFQTIDLVKRKGRPTKFHVKMSPAAATGKETDTEVANAEELNENDRKEEEVETRVILGLKASKGVRGTQARNSVQISKNESLKLIRDQKKNINDSEGDNSTPRVGGSSQRRKRGRPRKLVITSPGAPEDGKDHKRAGVAADEIGVKDHVTSETELHTLRRVESAVSRDISGERVAQVSEIDSSIKEVDMAIAVVSNNPTDDDQPLSTWIGGMHSTSVEELRLSSGRTANGLNEARERQIDRVTESSANHNKNGTMPVENEVLPFVKKSTIWSTIESMEVFQIVPQNPHFQPLCETKEEYREGSAIGIMVTFAGLFEKISMLRLNDSRRIFDSTLESLVDLEKHGFDVTVLQDRVNSLLSLQVGQEENLNEIKETEKKVMEFTSENTKLDKELEEIKKKISELQEKLESTKLKKEIQAIEISRLQSHLDDMSERVQSAQHDFGKLATAPWKSA; this is encoded by the exons ATGGTAACTTCGGAGTCCGAGCACCCAGTCATCTTCACCAAAGGTACCGAAATTGAAGTCACCAGCGACGAGGACGGTTTCAGAGGCGCCTGGTACCGAGCTACTCTTGTTGAGTCCCCACCAAAATCTGCTTCCAAGAAACGTAAGAAAGTCCTGGTTGAGTACAAGTACTTGCTTGCTGATGATGGCACCAGTCCCTTGACGGAGTACGTTGACCCAGCTTATGTAAGGCCATTGCCTCCTCAAAAAACGACTGAGAAGAAGCCATTTGAGTTAAACGACTTAGTTGATGCCAATTACCGAGATGGGTGGTGGACTGGTACTGTAAGGAAGATTCTTGATGACGGGAAACTCAGGGTTTGTTTTGATAACCCACCTGATGTTCTTGATTTTGAAGAGAAAGATTTGAGACTTAGTTGGGTTTGGGTTAACGGTAACTGGGTCCGACCCAAAAAGCTG ttttatttcttAAAGCAATCAACAGGATCCGTTTTTAGCCCAGGGACAGCGGTAGAAGTAAATCCTGACGAATTAGAAAACTTACGTGATGTCTGGTTCCCTGCAATCATCATTAAAGAAAATGAGGATGGCACTTTCTTTGTCAAgtatgaaaacaaaatgattgGTGATGAACCTGGAATGGTAAAAGTTAATCTGGATTCCAAGCATATCCGACCTACCCCTCCTCGCTACGTGgacaaaaattatgaattgcTGGAAAAAGTTGATACATCCTATGGTTTTGGTTGGCGGGCTGGAGTGATTACCAAAGTTCTCCCTGAGGGAAGGTACAATGTCTTTTTTAAGCATGGAAATGTGGATAAAGAATTTAGTCATTCAGAATTAAGGCCTCATTTGGAATGGACTGATGGCAAGTGGATTAGTAAATCAAAG GAAATCTTGATAGCTTCTGGTAATCAAGAACAGTTGGGGCATGCTTGTACTAGTGCCAACAACCCTGAGCAAGCTTTGAAATTTGTCAGTTCAAGCTCTGCAAAGGATAACAGTGAAGATAAAACACCTAATTTTACCAACATAAGAAATAATCAGATGAAGCAGTCAAGTCCCTGCCATGAGGATTTTACGTCTTATTCCTTTCCAAGCAAGAAGAAGATCAAGCTGTCTGACTCTAATGGTTCTATCATGCGATCACGTCCGAACAGAATGTTGACTGAAAGAAATGTTTCAGAGACCTCATCTCATATAAAAGAGATGCCGAATGAAACTGAGGACAAACAATCTGATTTTATGTCTAAAAAGGCGGAAAGCACAGGAACTAGGCGCTTGAAGAAACCTGTGATGGCTGATCAGCCTCCTGCTAAAATCGAGAGTCCATATCTTGGAAAGAGAATT AAGACTAAGCAACAGAAATTTGGAGCTGACTTCCAAACAATAGATCTTGTAAAAAGGAAGGGAAGACCAACAAAATTCCATGTTAAAATGTCACCAGCTGCTGCCACTG GTAAGGAGACTGATACAGAAGTGGCTAATGCTGAAGAACTGAATGAAAATGATCGTAAAGAGGAAGAAGTTGAAACCCGTGTCATCTTAGGGTTAAAAGCTAGTAAGGGTGTAAGGGGCACACAGGCTAGAAATTCTGTTCAGATTTCTAAGAATGAATCACTGAAGCTAATTAGGGaccagaaaaaaaatataaatgattcaGAAGGAGACAACAGCACG CCAAGAGTAGGAGGAAGCagccaaagaagaaaaagaggaagacCACGTAAATTAGTAATCACAAGCCCCGGGGCACCAGAGGACg GTAAGGATCACAAAAGGGCTGGAGTTGCTGCTGATGAAATTGGAGTAAAAGATCATGTAACCAGTGAAACTGAGTTGCATACACTTCGAAGGGTGGAATCTGCAG TTTCTCGAGATATCTCTGGAGAGAGGGTGGCTCAAGTTTCCGAGATTGATTCTTCAATAAAAGAGGTTGATATGGCCATTGCTGTAGTATCCAACAACCCAACTGATGATGATCAACCTCTATCAACTTGGATTGGAGGGATGCACTCTACAAGTGTTGAAGAATTAA GATTATCCTCCGGTAGAACTGCCAATGGATTGAATGAGGCTAGAGAAAGACAGATTGATAGAGTCACTGAATCTTCTGCAAATCATAACAAAAATGGAACCATGCCAGTAGAAAATGAAGTGTTACCATTTGTGAAGAAGTCAACTATTTGGAGTACAATTGAATCAATGGAAGTTTTTCAAATAGTGCCCCAAAATCCACATTTTCAACCTTTATGTGAAACTAAAGAAGAGTATCGTGAAGGATCAGCTATTGGTATTATGGTAACTTTTGCAGGTTTGTTTGAGAAGATCTCCATGTTGCGACTTAATGATTCTAGAAGAATATTTGATAGCACCTTGGAAAGTCTTGTGGATTTAGAGAAGCATGGATTTGATGTTACAGTGCTACAAGATCGTGTGAATTCATTGCTTTCACTTCAGGTTGGGCAAGAAGAAAATctgaatgaaataaaagaaactgAAAAGAAGGTAATGGAGTTTACTAGTGAGAATACAAAGTTAGATAAAGAATTAGAGGagataaaaaagaagataagtGAGTTGCAGGAAAAACTAGAgtcaacaaaattgaaaaaggaGATACAGGCGATCGAGATTTCTAGGTTGCAGTCTCATCTTGATGATATGAGTGAACGAGTTCAAAGTGCCCAACATGACTTTGGAA
- the LOC123216772 gene encoding DUF724 domain-containing protein 7-like isoform X3 — MQSTGSVFSPGTAVEVNPDELENLRDVWFPAIIIKENEDGTFFVKYENKMIGDEPGMVKVNLDSKHIRPTPPRYVDKNYELLEKVDTSYGFGWRAGVITKVLPEGRYNVFFKHGNVDKEFSHSELRPHLEWTDGKWISKSKEILIASGNQEQLGHACTSANNPEQALKFVSSSSAKDNSEDKTPNFTNIRNNQMKQSSPCHEDFTSYSFPSKKKIKLSDSNGSIMRSRPNRMLTERNVSETSSHIKEMPNETEDKQSDFMSKKAESTGTRRLKKPVMADQPPAKIESPYLGKRIKTKQQKFGADFQTIDLVKRKGRPTKFHVKMSPAAATGKETDTEVANAEELNENDRKEEEVETRVILGLKASKGVRGTQARNSVQISKNESLKLIRDQKKNINDSEGDNSTPRVGGSSQRRKRGRPRKLVITSPGAPEDGKDHKRAGVAADEIGVKDHVTSETELHTLRRVESAVSRDISGERVAQVSEIDSSIKEVDMAIAVVSNNPTDDDQPLSTWIGGMHSTSVEELRLSSGRTANGLNEARERQIDRVTESSANHNKNGTMPVENEVLPFVKKSTIWSTIESMEVFQIVPQNPHFQPLCETKEEYREGSAIGIMVTFAGLFEKISMLRLNDSRRIFDSTLESLVDLEKHGFDVTVLQDRVNSLLSLQVGQEENLNEIKETEKKVMEFTSENTKLDKELEEIKKKISELQEKLESTKLKKEIQAIEISRLQSHLDDMSERVQSAQHDFGKLATAPWKSA, encoded by the exons ATG CAATCAACAGGATCCGTTTTTAGCCCAGGGACAGCGGTAGAAGTAAATCCTGACGAATTAGAAAACTTACGTGATGTCTGGTTCCCTGCAATCATCATTAAAGAAAATGAGGATGGCACTTTCTTTGTCAAgtatgaaaacaaaatgattgGTGATGAACCTGGAATGGTAAAAGTTAATCTGGATTCCAAGCATATCCGACCTACCCCTCCTCGCTACGTGgacaaaaattatgaattgcTGGAAAAAGTTGATACATCCTATGGTTTTGGTTGGCGGGCTGGAGTGATTACCAAAGTTCTCCCTGAGGGAAGGTACAATGTCTTTTTTAAGCATGGAAATGTGGATAAAGAATTTAGTCATTCAGAATTAAGGCCTCATTTGGAATGGACTGATGGCAAGTGGATTAGTAAATCAAAG GAAATCTTGATAGCTTCTGGTAATCAAGAACAGTTGGGGCATGCTTGTACTAGTGCCAACAACCCTGAGCAAGCTTTGAAATTTGTCAGTTCAAGCTCTGCAAAGGATAACAGTGAAGATAAAACACCTAATTTTACCAACATAAGAAATAATCAGATGAAGCAGTCAAGTCCCTGCCATGAGGATTTTACGTCTTATTCCTTTCCAAGCAAGAAGAAGATCAAGCTGTCTGACTCTAATGGTTCTATCATGCGATCACGTCCGAACAGAATGTTGACTGAAAGAAATGTTTCAGAGACCTCATCTCATATAAAAGAGATGCCGAATGAAACTGAGGACAAACAATCTGATTTTATGTCTAAAAAGGCGGAAAGCACAGGAACTAGGCGCTTGAAGAAACCTGTGATGGCTGATCAGCCTCCTGCTAAAATCGAGAGTCCATATCTTGGAAAGAGAATT AAGACTAAGCAACAGAAATTTGGAGCTGACTTCCAAACAATAGATCTTGTAAAAAGGAAGGGAAGACCAACAAAATTCCATGTTAAAATGTCACCAGCTGCTGCCACTG GTAAGGAGACTGATACAGAAGTGGCTAATGCTGAAGAACTGAATGAAAATGATCGTAAAGAGGAAGAAGTTGAAACCCGTGTCATCTTAGGGTTAAAAGCTAGTAAGGGTGTAAGGGGCACACAGGCTAGAAATTCTGTTCAGATTTCTAAGAATGAATCACTGAAGCTAATTAGGGaccagaaaaaaaatataaatgattcaGAAGGAGACAACAGCACG CCAAGAGTAGGAGGAAGCagccaaagaagaaaaagaggaagacCACGTAAATTAGTAATCACAAGCCCCGGGGCACCAGAGGACg GTAAGGATCACAAAAGGGCTGGAGTTGCTGCTGATGAAATTGGAGTAAAAGATCATGTAACCAGTGAAACTGAGTTGCATACACTTCGAAGGGTGGAATCTGCAG TTTCTCGAGATATCTCTGGAGAGAGGGTGGCTCAAGTTTCCGAGATTGATTCTTCAATAAAAGAGGTTGATATGGCCATTGCTGTAGTATCCAACAACCCAACTGATGATGATCAACCTCTATCAACTTGGATTGGAGGGATGCACTCTACAAGTGTTGAAGAATTAA GATTATCCTCCGGTAGAACTGCCAATGGATTGAATGAGGCTAGAGAAAGACAGATTGATAGAGTCACTGAATCTTCTGCAAATCATAACAAAAATGGAACCATGCCAGTAGAAAATGAAGTGTTACCATTTGTGAAGAAGTCAACTATTTGGAGTACAATTGAATCAATGGAAGTTTTTCAAATAGTGCCCCAAAATCCACATTTTCAACCTTTATGTGAAACTAAAGAAGAGTATCGTGAAGGATCAGCTATTGGTATTATGGTAACTTTTGCAGGTTTGTTTGAGAAGATCTCCATGTTGCGACTTAATGATTCTAGAAGAATATTTGATAGCACCTTGGAAAGTCTTGTGGATTTAGAGAAGCATGGATTTGATGTTACAGTGCTACAAGATCGTGTGAATTCATTGCTTTCACTTCAGGTTGGGCAAGAAGAAAATctgaatgaaataaaagaaactgAAAAGAAGGTAATGGAGTTTACTAGTGAGAATACAAAGTTAGATAAAGAATTAGAGGagataaaaaagaagataagtGAGTTGCAGGAAAAACTAGAgtcaacaaaattgaaaaaggaGATACAGGCGATCGAGATTTCTAGGTTGCAGTCTCATCTTGATGATATGAGTGAACGAGTTCAAAGTGCCCAACATGACTTTGGAA